A window of the Vigna angularis cultivar LongXiaoDou No.4 chromosome 3, ASM1680809v1, whole genome shotgun sequence genome harbors these coding sequences:
- the LOC108324330 gene encoding polyadenylate-binding protein 7, whose product MAVPATVAATQASLYVGDLHPEVTDTQLFQAFREFESLSSVRVCRDSMTRTSLRYGYVNFMSQQDAIRAIKVKNNSYLFGKVMRVMWSHRDPNARKSGRGNVFVKNLADSIDNAVLHDLFQKYGNVLSSKVVVYDDGKSKGYGFVQFESEESANSAIENLNGSTVRDKQIYVGKFVRKGDRIVPGNDSKYTNLYIKNLDSDITEALLQEKFSTFGKIISLAIAKDDNGLSKGFAFVNYDRPDDARKAMEAMNGSQFGSKNLYVSRAQKKAEREQILHNQFEEKRKEQILKSKGSNLYVKNIDDAVSEKELRDLFSSCGRITSVKVMRSEKGISKGFGFVCFSNPEEANKAVSTFYGCMFHGKPLYIAFAQRKEDRKTQLKLHYAPQQARLNGSSAAVIPGGFSSYFYPNVTSHMLQSGLLYQPLGLGPGWRTNDFTLPTRSFQQSQVPIVPSTNRNHRLNRGRMNGHTNSVGKAHSGVYIPQLQHYYQAMDSREYLTA is encoded by the exons ATGGCCGTTCCCGCGACGGTTGCCGCCACCCAGGCTTCACTTTACGTTGGAGATCTTCACCCTGAGGTCACCGACACCCAACTATTCCAAGCCTTCCGGGAATTCGAAAGCCTCTCTTCTGTTCGCGTCTGCAGGGATTCCATGACGAGGACGTCGCTCCGTTACGGTTACGTCAACTTTATGTCTCAGCAAGACg CAATTCGAGCTATCAaggttaaaaataattcttatcTCTTTGGAAAAGTGATGAGGGTCATGTGGTCACATCGCGATCCTAATGCAAGGAAAAGTGGCAGAGGGAATGTGTTTGTTAAG AACTTGGCAGATTCAATAGATAATGCGGTGCTACAtgatttatttcaaaaatatggGAATGTTTTGTCCAGCAAAGTAGTCGTGTATGACGATGGGAAGAGCAAAGGGTATGGCTTTGTTCAATTTGAGTCAGAGGAATCTGCAAATAGTGCCATTGAGAACCTGAATGGTTCTACTGTGAGAGACAAGCAGAT ATATGTTGGGAAGTTTGTCAGAAAAGGTGACCGCATTGTGCCTGGTAATGATTCCAAGTATACAAATTTGTACATTAAAAACTTGGATTCGGATATTACGGAAGCACTTCTTCAGGAAAAGTTCTCCACTTTTGGAAAAATTATTAGCTTGGCTATTGCAAAGGATGACAATGGGCTATCCAAGGGTTTTGCATTTGTTAACTATGATAGGCCAGATGATGCTAGAAAGGCGATGGAAGCAATGAATGGATCGCAATTTG GTTCAAAGAATCTTTATGTTTCTAGGGCACAGAAGAAGGCTGAACGTGAGCAAATCTTGCATAATCAATTTGAGGAAAAACGCAAGGAGCAAATACTGAAATCAAAG GGCTCTAACCTTTATGTGAAGAACATTGATGACGCTGTTAGTGAAAAAGAACTACGAGATCTGTTTAGTTCATGTGGCAGAATAACTTCTGTAAAAGTTATGCGAAGTGAAAAAGGGATAAGCAAGGGGTTTGGTTTTGTCTGCTTCTCCAACCCTGAGGAGGCTAATAAAGCCGTGAGCACTTTTTATG GATGCATGTTCCATGGTAAGCCACTGTATATTGCTTTCGCTCAGAGGAAAGAGGATAGGAAAACACAGTTGAAGCTCCACTATGCACCACAACAAGCACGATTGAACGGATCTTCTGCTGCAGTTATCCCTGGTGGCTTTTCATCTTACTTCTATCCAAATGTTACTTCACATATGCTTCAATCTGGGCTTTTGTATCAACCTCTGGGATTGGGACCAGGATGGAGGACTAATGACTTTACGCTTCCTACTAGATCATTTCAACAATCACAGGTTCCTATT GTTCCTAGCACTAATAGGAATCATAGGCTAAATAGGGGAAGAATGAATGGGCATACAAATTCAGTGGGAAAAGCTCACTCTGGTGTATATATCCCGCAACTGCAACACTATTATCAGGCGATGGACTCAAGAGAGTACCTGACAG CTTAG